GTGTGCTGCCTGTTCGGGCCATCGGCCGCCGGCGGGGCGTACATCCCCGCGTTCTGCGATCTCGTGTTCATGGTCGAGGGCACGGCGTCGATGTATCTCGGCTCGCCGCGCATGGCCGAGATGGTGATCGGCGAGAAGACCACGCTCGAGGAGATGGGCGGCGCGCGCATGCACTGCTCGGTGTCGGGCTGCGGCGACGTCTTGTGCAAGACCGAGCACGAGGCGCTCGAGGGCGCGCGCGCGTATCTCTCCTATCTGCCGTCCTCGTGCGGCCAGTCACTGCCCGAGCGCGCGGGCGCGCCGCCCGCGAAGCCGGTCGCCGAGCTCGAAGCCGCGATCCCGCGCGACGAGAACAAGGCCTTCGACATCTTCGAGGTGATCGAGCGCGTGGTCGACGCCGGCTCGTTCTTCGAGCTCAAGAAGCTGTTCGCGCGCGAGGTCGTGACCGGCTTCGCGCGGCTGGACGGCAAGCCGCTCGGAGTCATCGCCAACCAGCCCAAGTGGAAGGGCGGGGTGCTGTTCGTCGACTCCGCCGACAAGGCCGCGCGCTTCATCCAGATGTGCGACGCGTTCGGCGTGCCTCTTCTGTATCTCGCCGACGTGCCCGGCTTCATGATCGGCAAGAAGGTCGAACGCGAGGGCATCATCCGCGCGGGCGCGAAGATGATCAGCTCGGTCTCCGAGGCCACGGTGCCGCGCATCAGCGTGATCGTGCGCAAGGCCTACGGTGCGGGTCTGTACGCCATGTGCGGCCCCGGCTTCGCGCCCGACGCCTGTCTCGCGCTCCCCGGCGCTCAGATCGCCGTCATGGGACCCGACGCCGCCGTGAACGCGGTCTTCTACAACCGCATCCAGGCCACGCCCGAGGCCGAGCGCGCCCAGCTCGTGGAGAAGCTGCGCGAGGAGTACCGCGCCGACATCGAGCTCGAGCTGCTCGGCTCCGAGCTCGTGATCGACGACATCGTTCCGCCCGAGAGGCTCCGCGACGAGCTGATCCGCCGCTTCGCGCTCTACCGCGCGCGCCCCGAGGACCCGCTGCCGGCGAAGAAACGGGGTATCCGGCCGGTGTGAGACGTCGCGCTGCGGCAGGCTCGCGCGTCGTAGGATGGAGGTGGCGACGTGAAGTACGCGATCCTGATGACGGACGGCGCGGGTGCCTGGGAGCGGCTGACGCCGGCGGAGCAGGCCGACGTGTTCCGCAAGCACGGGGAGTTCCGAGCCGCGCTCGAGCGCGAAGGCAAGTACGTCTGGTCCGGGCGACTCGACGGCGCCGCCAGCGCGCGGACCGTGCGGCGCGACGCCGCGGGCCGCTCGCGC
The sequence above is drawn from the Myxococcota bacterium genome and encodes:
- a CDS encoding acyl-CoA carboxylase subunit beta, with the protein product MPTSSVDGQQVRGKLERIRKGGSPASHEKLAAEGKLFARARIARLFDSDSFVEDAVFANAKEADLPADGVVTGTGRIDGRPVCVMANDSTVKAGSWGKRTVEKILRIQETAERLRAPLVYLVDSAGARITDQIEMFPGRRGAGRIFFNQVRLSGFIPQVCCLFGPSAAGGAYIPAFCDLVFMVEGTASMYLGSPRMAEMVIGEKTTLEEMGGARMHCSVSGCGDVLCKTEHEALEGARAYLSYLPSSCGQSLPERAGAPPAKPVAELEAAIPRDENKAFDIFEVIERVVDAGSFFELKKLFAREVVTGFARLDGKPLGVIANQPKWKGGVLFVDSADKAARFIQMCDAFGVPLLYLADVPGFMIGKKVEREGIIRAGAKMISSVSEATVPRISVIVRKAYGAGLYAMCGPGFAPDACLALPGAQIAVMGPDAAVNAVFYNRIQATPEAERAQLVEKLREEYRADIELELLGSELVIDDIVPPERLRDELIRRFALYRARPEDPLPAKKRGIRPV
- a CDS encoding YciI family protein, which produces MKYAILMTDGAGAWERLTPAEQADVFRKHGEFRAALEREGKYVWSGRLDGAASARTVRRDAAGRSRVCDGPFAETKEILGGIYVIEAGSLAEALEWAERGRFIAGSNEVRPFLE